A single window of Cydia fagiglandana chromosome 25, ilCydFagi1.1, whole genome shotgun sequence DNA harbors:
- the LOC134676752 gene encoding uncharacterized protein LOC134676752, protein MAAIMTKRKRQEKIEHYQRKLRKYSGLRFSSSSSDENSGKYEEFLEPEVLVIPDAPDDSQGADAPYNEEVPEAAPADGSPAPDAPDVAPVPESAEIPDLDPELVTALGEATDDKPKFGDKIHGNLASLWLPLLRKGLPSEAKEKLKNEYLIPENCTLLQAPKLNPEISAAISEMARNRDKKLEASQQQLGLGITAVNRALSILLTSNDKVTAIKLLSDSCRILSDLHFGETKTRIKLITPGLAKPFLNIIQDEERDELLFGNKLPEKIKASKAIEKQGLQIKKAVPAVKNTPASSSSTPNVPRSQYQFQGNWAGPTRYQSNRGGRGGQRKATAGRKPAPNPQAKPAGQGKTRVAPQQ, encoded by the exons ATGGCGGCGATCATGACCAAACGCAAGCGGCAAGAAAAGATAGAGCATTACCAAAGAAAATTGAGAAAGTATAGTGGTTTAAGGTTTTCATCGTCTTCATCAGATGAAAACTCAGGTAAGT ACGAGGAGTTCCTCGAGCCAGAAGTCCTAGTTATTCCGGATGCTCCCGACGATAGCCAAGGCGCGGATGCGCCTTACAATGAGGAAGTTCCAGAGGCTGCACCGGCAGACGGGTCTCCGGCACCCGACGCGCCCGACGTAGCCCCAGTCCCCGAGAGTGCTGAAATACCTGATCTGGACCCAGAACTCGTCACTGCACTTGGCGAAGCGACAGATGACAAACCCAAATTCGGAGACAAGATTCACGGAAATTTGGCATCCCTCTGGCTACCGCTACTGCGGAAAGGCTTGCCCTCAGAGGCAAAAGAAAAATTAAAGAATGAATACCTCATTCCAGAAAACTGTACCCTGTTACAGGCACCGAAGTTAAACCCGGAAATCTCCGCAGCCATTTCAGAGATGGCTCGCAACAGGGATAAGAAGTTGGAGGCCAGCCAGCAACAGCTTGGCCTAGGAATTACAGCTGTGAATCGAGCCCTATCGATCCTACTCACATCCAACGACAAAGTCACAGCCATAAAGCTGTTAAGTGACAGTTGTCGGATCCTGTCTGACCTGCATTTTGGGGAGACCAAAACCCGCATAAAACTGATAACCCCAGGGCTAGCCAAACCTTTCCTGAACATCATCCAAGATGAGGAAAGGGATGAGCTACTATTTGGAAACAAGCTTCCAGAGAAAATCAAAGCTTCAAAAGCTATTGAAAAACAGGGGTTGCAGATCAAGAAAGCTGTACCTGCCGTTAAAAATACACCAGCCTCCTCAAGCTCGACTCCTAATGTCCCACGCAGTCAGTACCAGTTTCAGGGAAACTGGGCAGGACCTACACGGTACCAGTCAAACAGGGGGGGGCGGGGAGGACAGAGGAAAGCTACAGCGGGCCGCAAACCAGCGCCGAATCCCCAAGCCAAGCCGGCGGGTCAGGGCAAGACTCGTGTTGCCCCTCAGCAATGA